One Aquarana catesbeiana isolate 2022-GZ linkage group LG04, ASM4218655v1, whole genome shotgun sequence genomic region harbors:
- the SAYSD1 gene encoding SAYSvFN domain-containing protein 1, with the protein MEQRLAEYRARKAKQHQEDGQTSDSQTGRKQAKKSLTQTLKERLHGVCTRWRTPDVSGNRNMAPTIQTSGPREEAALLDDTSSFSSKWKVTLLLKVLLWLVLLGLFVELEFGLAYFVLSMFYWLYEGTRGPGQKRKGEKSAYSVFNPGCEAIDGTLTAEQFERELKYGALTGV; encoded by the exons ATGGAACAGAGGTTGGCGGAATACAGAGCGAGGAAAGCTAAACAACACCAGGAAGATGGGCAAACCAGCGACAGTCAGACAGGGAGAAAGCAAGCAAAAAAATCATTAACCCAGACACTGAAAGAGAGACTTCACGGGGTCTGCACCAGGTGGAGAACACCTGATGTATCGGGTAATCGGAACATGGCTCCTACAATACAA accTCAGGGCCCAGAGAAGAAGCAGCACTTCTCGATGACACATCTTCTTTCAGCTCTAAATGGAAGGTCACCCTGCTCCTGAAGGTCCTCCTGTGGCTGGTCCTGCTGGGACTCTTTGTAGAACTTGAGTTTGGACTGGCGTACTTCGTCCTTTCCATGTTTTATTGGCTGTATGAAGGAACTCGTGGACCTGGGCaaaagaggaaaggagagaagagcGCCTACTCTGTTTTCAACCCGGGATGTGAGGCCATAGACGGAACATTGACTGCTGAACAATTTGAGAGGGAACTGAAGTACGGGGCGTTGACTGGGGTGTAG